TGCGAATGTCAGCGCACGTGCGGCGCGGTCCATTTGCAGCTCGGATGTAAGACGGCTTTCCGCGGGCGACTATTCGCGATAATATTGACGGGCCATGAAGCAGAACTTCACAGTCCGGCAGGGTGCGCTCGACGGAGTGGAGGCGTTCCTTAGCGTCGCCCAGCATCGTAGCTTTCGCCGCGCGGCGGCCGAACTCGGGGTCACGCCATCGGCAATCAGTCAGGCGGTACGCGCCCTCGAGGCGCGGGTCGGCGCCGTGCTCTTCATTCGCACGACCCGCAGCGTCGGCCTGACTGAAGCCGGCGAACGATTTCTTGCGCGCGCAAGGCCCGCGTTCGAGGAATTGGTCGCCGCGAGCGGGGCCGCGCGCGAACTCGGACAGCGACCGGCCGGGCTGTTGCGTCTCACCGTGCCACGCGCGGTGGTGCCGATCTTGCTGGAGCCGCTGATCGCCTCGTTCTGCCGGGCGTTTCCCGAGATCGAGGTCGAACTCGCCGCAAGCGAGGAACTGGTCGACATCGCGGCCGAAGGTTTTGACGCCGGCATCAGAATGGGCCAGTTCATTGCTCCCGACATGGTCGCGGTGCGCCTGACCAAGCCGTTGCCTTTCGTCACCGTCGGCAGCCCGGCCTATCTCGACCGCCGCGGCCG
The DNA window shown above is from Bradyrhizobium sp. ISRA464 and carries:
- a CDS encoding LysR family transcriptional regulator, which produces MKQNFTVRQGALDGVEAFLSVAQHRSFRRAAAELGVTPSAISQAVRALEARVGAVLFIRTTRSVGLTEAGERFLARARPAFEELVAASGAARELGQRPAGLLRLTVPRAVVPILLEPLIASFCRAFPEIEVELAASEELVDIAAEGFDAGIRMGQFIAPDMVAVRLTKPLPFVTVGSPAYLDRRGRPECPDDLRQHACLRLRRSNGGLAPWLLNDNGRSIEIAVSGPFIAHDFPTMLGAAVEGIGLAQVPAPLAASAVKTGKLVHVLEQFAPMTPGVFLYYPSHRQIMPKLRAFIDHVKGGLEAVR